TCCGAATCGTTCTATCTGCGATATGGATTCTTTATCAATTATCCAACCTAGACGTTGGAAGTATGTCTCTGCTGAAATTCGAAAACAAGCTGCCCTTGGTACGAAGGGAGTCACTGTCTCTTCCTTTACTCCTGCCTATACTGGCGCAGCCAAGTGGTTAGGTGGAATACTCTCAAACGATCAGAAAATTTATTCCATTCCATACAACCAATCTGAGGTTCTCATCATTGATCCAACAACGCAGACCGCTTCTGGGTTTTCAGTGGGAGTCAGTGGAACCGCACAATGGGAAGGTGCTGTTTTGGCACCTAACGGGAAAATTTATTCTATTCCAAGGGACTCGAATCAAATTCTTGTCATTCAACCTGAGACAAATCAAAGTTATATGTTACCTTCTCCTCTGACTGGTGCCGGGAAATGGAGGGGAGGTGTACTTGCACCGAATGGTTTGATTTATGGAATTCCTAATAGCTCAAATCAAATCCTAGTAATTGATCCTCAAACAGATAAGGTAAGAACCATTCCCTCGCCACTTTCTCTTTCTAATATGTGGGAAGGTGGAGTTCTCGCACCCAACGGAAAAATATATGCCTTCCCTGTTGATATTGATTACATTTTTGTTTTAGATCCATTTTCTGAAAGAAGTTACGTAATCCCGTCTACCAAAACTGGACTTGGAAAATGGAGGCATGGTGTGGTGGCGCCTAACGGTAAACTTTATGGAATTCCTTCCAATGATCCAGATTTTATTATTATCGACCCGAATACAGATGTATTAAGTTTTTGGACCTCTCCTTTAGTTGCTACTGCCAAATGGCGCGGGGGACTATTGGGAGCTGATGGAAAAATTTATACGATACCTGCAGATTCCAACGATTTTATCGCTTTTGATCCGGATAACTTTGTTTCTACGACCTACAACTCAGGAATCGCAGGTACAAATAAATGGGGAGATGCTGTTTTATCGCCTAACGGAAAGATATATACGATTCCACATACTAGTGACCAGATTTTGGTCATCGATTCGGGTGCTAATGGTAAAATTTGCTATAATTTATTACGAAGTAGTTACTGGAATGTGTATTAATATGCATAAACTTGATCCTTTCTAAAATTCAATTGACACTTTGCTTTCCATCACTTAGAAAATATCCATGACCTGGAAGGATTCTGAATTTTGGAAAAATGCCTCTCCAAAAGAACTCTTGGACTTCTTCCAATCCGTAGAACAAGGTACTGATCTAAAGTCTTTAGCTGATCATATGTTAGCCGAAGAAGAGTTCTGCGATTTGGTTTTTGAATATTTATGGCTTCTTCGTTCCGAAGAGGGATCAAAACGATTTCTTAATGATGTGAATTTAACACCGGAATTACTTATGAAATTCATTTATTTCGGTTATGGGAAACAGTTTTTGTCGGGAAATTTTGATTCCAATGCTTATTTTTTACAAGTAAGGTCTTTGTTTAACTCCGCACAAAGTTTGAGGATCTTGTCTCTCGCTGAAGAAATGGATAGAGATCCTACATTAAAGATTCATCTTTTATCTAACTTGGACCCACAAACTTGGGAGGCTTATTTTGATATATTAGAAGAAAAGAATATGACGATGCAGGCACTTCTA
This genomic window from Leptospira bandrabouensis contains:
- a CDS encoding LBF_1199 family protein codes for the protein MTWKDSEFWKNASPKELLDFFQSVEQGTDLKSLADHMLAEEEFCDLVFEYLWLLRSEEGSKRFLNDVNLTPELLMKFIYFGYGKQFLSGNFDSNAYFLQVRSLFNSAQSLRILSLAEEMDRDPTLKIHLLSNLDPQTWEAYFDILEEKNMTMQALLGIFSNLRENEIRKILLNSHTLYYYLRMMMVSGFKKFADETEKESANRKRLESILDSIHVWESFCQGLNDRFDFQAEAKLSPNKRDPDRLSLVLRELKKIPSPDRGDVLVYMRGNGAVLDVWEETTILSALGNFDRVGKYF